Proteins encoded together in one Spirochaetota bacterium window:
- a CDS encoding IS3 family transposase: WTNEGWLYLCVVIDLYSRKVVGYSLDTHIRAELAMDALKMVVAHRNPDDNLIFHSDRGVQYASHDFRKIITEYKMIQSMSRKGDCWDNACAESFFSTLKMEEVFHKRYKTRDEARLAIFEYISVFYNRQRIHSFLDYKSPEEYESSNSIIK; encoded by the coding sequence TGGACAAATGAAGGTTGGCTTTACCTGTGTGTTGTAATAGATCTATATTCCCGGAAAGTAGTCGGTTATTCGCTTGATACTCATATTAGGGCTGAACTGGCAATGGATGCACTTAAGATGGTTGTAGCTCATAGAAATCCAGATGACAATTTAATATTCCATTCAGATCGTGGTGTACAATATGCTTCCCATGATTTCAGAAAAATAATAACTGAGTATAAAATGATTCAGAGTATGAGCCGTAAAGGAGACTGCTGGGATAATGCATGTGCTGAAAGTTTTTTCTCAACTTTAAAAATGGAAGAGGTATTTCATAAAAGATATAAAACGAGAGATGAAGCACGGCTTGCTATTTTTGAATACATTTCAGTATTCTATAATAGACAGAGAATTCATTCTTTTCTTGACTATAAAAGTCCGGAAGAATATGAATCATCTAATTCAATAATTAAATAA
- a CDS encoding HDOD domain-containing protein, translating into MQTTIQQRIESVINNIESLPSIPVVASQVVRMVSDPDVPFKSVAEEIAKDQAITTNILKLCNSAYFNRGKEISSIERAVVTLGLKEVKDIVMVVTTKTILDKEIMGYSLEKGELWKHGLAVAILSKRIALMKKKKEIADITFTGGIIHDVGKTVLAMFVQKTFQDILSFVENTGVTFQEAEKEIMGYDHQIIGENILTKWQFPPVLNAIVRYHHNPNDAPEEFKLIVSIVHIANVICLMAGIGIGSDGLYHEMNETAIKRAGLNDRELEQLYSYLPDVLGQAAEIL; encoded by the coding sequence ATGCAAACAACTATTCAACAGAGAATTGAATCAGTAATCAATAATATTGAAAGTTTACCTTCAATACCAGTTGTGGCAAGTCAAGTGGTAAGGATGGTAAGCGATCCTGATGTACCATTCAAGTCTGTTGCAGAGGAAATTGCAAAGGATCAAGCAATTACAACTAACATACTTAAACTGTGCAATTCAGCATATTTTAACAGAGGCAAGGAGATATCATCAATTGAAAGGGCAGTGGTTACTCTTGGATTGAAGGAAGTGAAAGATATAGTAATGGTAGTAACCACGAAGACTATATTAGATAAGGAAATTATGGGGTATAGCCTCGAGAAGGGTGAACTTTGGAAGCATGGCCTGGCCGTAGCAATTCTCTCAAAGAGAATAGCTTTGATGAAAAAAAAGAAAGAAATTGCTGACATAACCTTTACTGGCGGAATCATTCATGATGTTGGGAAAACCGTTCTCGCTATGTTTGTACAAAAGACTTTTCAAGATATTCTAAGCTTTGTTGAAAATACTGGTGTAACATTCCAGGAAGCAGAAAAGGAGATCATGGGCTACGATCATCAGATAATTGGTGAAAATATATTAACAAAATGGCAGTTCCCTCCTGTCCTAAATGCTATTGTTAGATATCATCACAATCCAAATGATGCCCCTGAAGAATTCAAGCTTATTGTCTCAATTGTGCATATTGCTAATGTAATATGCCTTATGGCAGGAATAGGAATCGGCAGTGATGGGCTGTATCATGAAATGAATGAGACGGCCATAAAGCGTGCCGGGCTGAATGACCGTGAACTTGAACAGTTATATTCATACTTACCTGATGTTTTGGGGCAGGCTGCTGAGATTCTATGA
- a CDS encoding chemotaxis protein CheD yields MQTLVNVGVAQLKISSTPSVLRTILGSCVGICIYDKTKKIGGLAHVLLPQDSGSNDGKPEKYANTAIPLLIQMLEKEGCNKGSMSAKIAGGASMFKFKSNTHLAQIGERNIEMTKKVLQENSIPITIEDLGGNTGRVIDFFLEDGRLKIKASGKEKVYYKT; encoded by the coding sequence ATGCAAACATTAGTAAATGTTGGTGTTGCACAATTAAAGATTTCATCTACCCCCAGTGTACTACGTACAATCTTAGGGAGTTGCGTTGGCATCTGCATATATGATAAGACAAAAAAAATTGGTGGGCTAGCTCATGTCCTCTTACCGCAGGATTCCGGCAGTAATGATGGTAAACCAGAAAAATATGCTAACACCGCAATTCCACTACTGATACAGATGTTAGAAAAAGAGGGGTGCAATAAAGGATCCATGTCAGCAAAAATAGCGGGCGGAGCATCCATGTTCAAATTTAAATCCAATACACACCTTGCTCAGATTGGGGAAAGGAACATTGAGATGACAAAAAAAGTACTTCAAGAGAATAGCATCCCAATTACTATAGAAGATTTGGGTGGAAATACCGGCAGAGTAATCGATTTTTTTCTTGAGGATGGGAGGTTGAAGATAAAGGCTTCAGGCAAGGAGAAGGTTTATTATAAAACTTAA
- a CDS encoding lysophospholipid acyltransferase family protein yields MKSFFYRYILPYLAFFFIKLIFLSYRIRIIDPKIEETIYKRGESPIYISWHQRFFPGICLMAKRSPIAIMISQSTDGELISKIVEILGWRTVRGSSSRGGGRALIKLKRLLKEGYAVGHIVDGPRGPFGKIKPGLFAMAKHSGMPLLPTIVSSEKKWTFNSWDNFIIPKPFSKIIVRFDREVYIPKDINQERLEEMINQMECRLDELYRETDSIWLQRESFTGYEKLRNQNISSFHKRR; encoded by the coding sequence ATGAAAAGTTTTTTTTATAGATACATACTTCCCTATCTTGCTTTTTTCTTTATTAAGTTGATTTTTTTATCATATCGAATCAGGATAATTGACCCCAAAATTGAAGAAACCATCTACAAGAGAGGAGAATCACCAATCTACATCTCATGGCATCAGAGATTTTTCCCTGGAATATGCTTAATGGCAAAACGAAGTCCTATAGCAATTATGATTAGTCAGAGTACTGATGGTGAGTTGATATCAAAAATTGTAGAGATCCTCGGATGGCGCACAGTAAGGGGTTCATCATCTAGGGGAGGTGGGAGGGCCCTAATTAAATTAAAAAGGCTATTAAAGGAAGGGTATGCAGTTGGACACATCGTTGATGGGCCTAGGGGTCCCTTTGGCAAGATTAAGCCGGGACTTTTTGCAATGGCAAAACATTCGGGGATGCCGCTATTACCAACCATTGTATCATCTGAGAAAAAATGGACATTTAACAGTTGGGATAATTTTATTATCCCAAAACCTTTTTCTAAAATTATTGTAAGGTTTGATAGAGAAGTATACATACCCAAGGACATCAATCAGGAAAGGTTAGAAGAGATGATTAATCAAATGGAATGCAGATTAGATGAACTGTATAGAGAAACTGATAGCATTTGGTTACAACGTGAATCCTTCACAGGATATGAAAAATTAAGGAATCAGAACATCTCATCTTTTCATAAAAGGAGATGA
- the rfaD gene encoding ADP-glyceromanno-heptose 6-epimerase, with amino-acid sequence MIVVTGGAGFIGSAFVWKLNTMGISDILIVDELGSSYKWKNLVNKNFQDYIHKDEFIKIINNISLNINAIIHMGACSSTTELDADYLMQNNYRYTKTLAEWSLSNNIRFIYASSAATYGDGSQGFSDDEADTLTLQPLNIYGYSKHIFDLWAIRNRVNDKIAGIKFFNVFGPNEYHKGNMASIVFKAYHQIIRTGRIQLFKSLREEYQDGEQLRDFIYVKDCADVMWWLYLNPEINGIFNLGTGTARTWNDLSAAIFSAMGHDLSIEYIDMPDSIKNRYQYFTKAQMDKLRDTGYTTQFRTLEEAVLDYVSNYLTKDNQHL; translated from the coding sequence TTGATTGTTGTAACCGGTGGAGCTGGATTTATTGGCAGCGCTTTTGTCTGGAAGTTGAACACCATGGGAATCAGCGATATACTAATTGTTGATGAGCTTGGAAGTTCATATAAATGGAAAAACCTTGTTAATAAAAATTTTCAAGATTACATTCATAAAGATGAATTCATAAAGATTATCAACAACATATCCCTTAACATTAACGCAATAATCCATATGGGCGCATGCTCATCCACAACCGAACTTGACGCAGATTATTTAATGCAAAACAACTACCGTTATACGAAAACGTTAGCCGAGTGGTCGCTGAGCAATAACATTCGATTTATTTATGCAAGCAGCGCTGCAACATATGGCGACGGCTCTCAAGGATTCTCTGATGATGAAGCGGACACATTAACGCTTCAACCCCTTAATATCTATGGATATTCAAAGCATATCTTTGACCTCTGGGCAATTCGTAACAGGGTAAATGATAAAATAGCGGGCATCAAGTTTTTCAATGTCTTTGGCCCCAATGAGTATCACAAAGGGAATATGGCTAGCATCGTATTCAAGGCATACCATCAGATTATCAGGACAGGACGAATTCAGCTCTTCAAATCCTTGCGGGAAGAATATCAGGATGGGGAGCAGTTGCGTGATTTCATCTATGTCAAGGACTGTGCGGACGTTATGTGGTGGCTTTATCTGAATCCGGAAATAAACGGAATTTTTAATCTTGGCACTGGGACAGCCCGAACATGGAATGATCTTTCCGCTGCGATATTCTCTGCTATGGGACATGATCTGTCAATTGAGTATATCGACATGCCGGACTCTATTAAAAATCGCTATCAATATTTCACAAAGGCACAGATGGACAAGCTAAGGGATACAGGCTACACCACGCAGTTTCGCACATTAGAGGAGGCTGTGCTAGATTATGTCTCAAACTATTTAACAAAAGACAATCAGCATCTATAG
- the leuC gene encoding 3-isopropylmalate dehydratase large subunit — protein MGKTITEKILAAHTDHEAVTPGELIEADVDIILGNDITAPIAIQELKKNGIKRLFNKDSIVLTADHFTPNKDIKSAEQVKILRDYAKENDIVHFYDVGRVGIEHAFLPELGLVRPGMLIIGADSHTCTYGALGAFSTGIGSTDMAAAMATGKTWFKVPESMRFVFEGKFNPFVTGKDLILYTIGDIGVDGALYMAMEFTGSAIKELSIEGRLTMTNMAIEAGGKNGIIEPDEKTVKYIEQRSDQGYDIFTSDTDAKYITIKEYDVSRIEPLVAFPHLPENVKPARESGVEIDQVVIGSCTNGRIEDLRQAAKVLIGKKAHRDVRLIVIPATQEVYRQALDEGLLEVFIDAQGIVSAPTCGPCLGGHMGILAQSERCIATTNRNFVGRMGHPKSEVYLSNPAIAAASAVAGRICHPDEL, from the coding sequence ATGGGAAAGACAATTACAGAGAAAATTCTCGCTGCGCATACTGATCATGAGGCTGTTACACCGGGGGAACTCATTGAGGCTGATGTTGATATCATTCTTGGAAACGATATCACAGCACCCATTGCAATTCAGGAACTCAAAAAAAATGGTATTAAAAGGTTATTTAATAAGGATAGTATAGTCTTAACCGCAGATCATTTTACTCCTAATAAGGATATCAAATCAGCTGAACAGGTTAAAATTCTTAGAGATTATGCAAAAGAGAATGATATTGTTCATTTTTATGATGTGGGCAGGGTGGGAATAGAGCATGCATTTCTTCCTGAACTTGGTCTTGTTAGACCAGGAATGCTTATAATCGGAGCAGATTCTCACACATGCACTTATGGGGCCCTGGGGGCCTTCTCTACTGGGATCGGTTCAACAGATATGGCCGCTGCTATGGCTACAGGGAAAACATGGTTCAAGGTGCCTGAATCCATGAGGTTCGTTTTTGAGGGGAAATTCAATCCCTTTGTCACGGGTAAGGATCTTATTCTATATACTATCGGCGACATCGGCGTTGACGGAGCGCTGTATATGGCAATGGAGTTTACAGGAAGCGCAATCAAAGAGCTTTCAATTGAGGGACGATTAACCATGACTAACATGGCTATTGAGGCTGGGGGCAAGAATGGGATAATTGAACCTGATGAAAAGACCGTTAAATATATAGAACAAAGAAGCGATCAAGGTTATGATATTTTTACCAGCGATACAGATGCCAAATATATAACAATTAAAGAATATGATGTTTCCCGAATAGAACCCCTGGTTGCCTTCCCGCATTTGCCGGAGAATGTGAAGCCTGCCAGAGAGAGCGGTGTGGAAATAGATCAGGTGGTAATTGGGTCCTGCACTAATGGACGAATTGAAGATTTAAGGCAGGCAGCAAAGGTTTTAATTGGGAAAAAGGCTCATAGAGACGTTAGGCTAATTGTTATTCCTGCAACTCAAGAGGTATACAGACAGGCGCTAGATGAGGGATTATTAGAGGTCTTTATTGACGCACAAGGGATTGTATCAGCCCCAACCTGTGGCCCCTGCCTCGGCGGTCATATGGGAATATTGGCTCAAAGTGAGAGGTGCATAGCAACTACTAACAGAAATTTTGTTGGTAGGATGGGACATCCGAAGAGTGAAGTATATCTATCCAATCCTGCAATCGCCGCAGCCTCAGCAGTCGCTGGGAGGATTTGTCATCCTGATGAGTTATAA
- the leuD gene encoding 3-isopropylmalate dehydratase small subunit, protein MQVIGKAWKFGNDINTDEIIPARYLNVSDPKELARHCMEDADPEFINKISKGDIIVAGSNFGCGSSREHAPISILAAEISCVIASSFARIFYRNCINIGLPILESPDAAKDIGEGDEIEVDFDRGEITNISKSRIYAVTPFPPFMQEIIKKGGLMNKIKSEYQD, encoded by the coding sequence ATGCAAGTAATAGGAAAAGCCTGGAAGTTTGGTAATGATATAAATACTGATGAGATAATACCTGCAAGATATCTGAATGTTTCTGATCCAAAGGAATTGGCAAGGCATTGCATGGAAGATGCTGATCCGGAATTTATCAATAAGATATCCAAGGGTGATATAATTGTTGCAGGAAGCAACTTTGGATGCGGTTCTTCCAGAGAGCATGCCCCTATATCTATTCTGGCTGCAGAAATTTCATGTGTAATAGCATCTTCATTTGCTAGGATCTTCTATCGCAATTGTATAAATATTGGGCTTCCGATTTTAGAGTCTCCTGATGCCGCGAAAGACATAGGGGAGGGGGATGAGATCGAAGTGGATTTTGATAGGGGTGAGATAACAAACATTTCAAAATCAAGGATATATGCGGTCACGCCCTTCCCCCCATTTATGCAGGAGATAATAAAAAAGGGCGGGCTTATGAATAAGATTAAAAGCGAGTATCAAGATTAG